A portion of the Patescibacteria group bacterium genome contains these proteins:
- a CDS encoding CapA family protein — protein MKILITGDISNRNIENFSVEKVDPKYLNLIKQQDLVIYNLEGPIINPRQYQKNLQFRENKFQNFLITSLNTLSSKIFNKKQRYVYSTEKIIPLLKLNKNTLVTLANNHIKDYGKNAFKNTLKVLGNNNIDYIGVGSNLQECKDFEVNSIVFININLVGVKKLGVPFHLYSATNNGFGANYKTYNKLSQKIKRYKDKDKKVILIIHGGKELAENESQLGLDLEKINQLNADLTVIHHPHVYVKTKYEKNNIYVLGDFIFHSQDNRLKQNRQSALLSVNFENNKFYPKLNKFKVKEIYE, from the coding sequence ATGAAAATATTAATTACTGGAGACATTTCCAATCGGAATATAGAAAATTTTTCAGTTGAAAAGGTTGATCCTAAATACTTAAACTTAATAAAGCAACAGGATTTAGTTATTTACAACCTTGAAGGGCCGATTATTAATCCTAGACAATACCAAAAGAATTTACAATTCCGTGAAAATAAGTTCCAAAACTTTTTAATTACTTCTCTAAATACCTTAAGTTCTAAAATATTTAATAAAAAGCAAAGATACGTATATTCAACTGAAAAAATTATTCCTTTATTAAAACTAAATAAAAATACGTTAGTTACCTTAGCTAACAATCATATCAAAGATTATGGTAAAAATGCATTTAAAAACACCTTAAAAGTATTAGGAAATAACAATATTGATTACATCGGAGTAGGGAGTAATTTACAGGAATGTAAGGATTTTGAAGTTAATAGTATTGTCTTTATAAATATAAATTTAGTTGGTGTAAAAAAACTTGGTGTCCCCTTTCATCTATATTCTGCAACAAATAATGGTTTTGGCGCAAATTATAAAACTTATAATAAGCTATCTCAAAAGATAAAAAGGTATAAAGACAAAGATAAAAAAGTTATTTTGATTATTCATGGGGGGAAAGAACTAGCTGAAAATGAATCCCAGCTTGGATTAGACTTAGAAAAAATAAACCAACTAAATGCTGATTTAACTGTTATCCATCATCCACATGTTTATGTTAAAACAAAATATGAAAAGAACAATATTTATGTTTTGGGTGATTTTATATTTCATTCCCAGGATAACCGGCTAAAACAAAATAGACAATCGGCTTTATTGAGTGTGAATTTTGAAAATAATAAATTCTACCCAAAATTAAATAAATTTAAGGTTAAAGAAATCTATGAATAA
- a CDS encoding glycosyltransferase family 4 protein gives MKILMLNYEYPPLGGGAATACQSLLKEFAKRPDLEIDLITSSPDSYYEETLNGNITVYHLDINKNSKNGHYQKHKDLLRYAANSFSFAKKLKKDKNYDLTHAWFGIPAGFVAMFLGKPYIVALRGMDVPGFSNRFQNLNNYVFPHLDQIIWGKASAVTANSEGLKKLALKTKPKQEIKVIYNGIDTKTFAPAQKKKDNSIFKILSTSRLTSRKGISYLIKGFAKFHKKVPESELILVGSGNKKSELFIMAKERGLNSSIKFSGSVPHEDIPEKYQRADVFVLPSLNEGMSNSLLEAMACQLPVIATDTGGTAELVDTSNGIIVKKKSSKDIANALSTLYDNKEKLEEMGRESKKKAEKLSWEKITNDYYQLYQQIMNK, from the coding sequence ATGAAAATCTTAATGCTAAACTACGAATATCCTCCGCTGGGTGGTGGTGCCGCAACTGCCTGCCAAAGTTTGCTAAAAGAATTTGCAAAAAGACCAGATTTAGAAATTGACCTAATTACATCTTCCCCGGACAGCTACTACGAGGAAACCCTAAACGGCAATATAACTGTCTACCACCTGGATATTAACAAAAACTCAAAAAACGGACATTACCAAAAACACAAGGACCTACTAAGATACGCTGCTAACAGCTTCTCTTTTGCAAAAAAGCTTAAAAAAGATAAAAATTACGACCTTACCCACGCCTGGTTCGGCATTCCGGCGGGTTTTGTGGCAATGTTTTTGGGTAAGCCTTACATTGTTGCCCTCCGGGGAATGGACGTCCCCGGCTTTAGCAACCGGTTCCAAAATTTAAACAACTACGTGTTCCCCCATTTGGACCAAATTATTTGGGGCAAAGCAAGCGCAGTTACTGCCAACTCCGAAGGACTAAAAAAACTTGCCCTAAAAACAAAACCAAAACAAGAAATAAAAGTAATTTATAACGGAATTGATACCAAAACTTTTGCCCCCGCACAAAAAAAGAAAGATAATAGTATTTTTAAAATCCTTTCCACCTCCAGACTAACCAGCCGCAAGGGAATTTCTTACTTAATCAAAGGTTTCGCAAAATTCCACAAAAAAGTACCAGAGTCCGAGCTAATCCTAGTAGGCAGCGGAAATAAAAAAAGCGAACTTTTCATAATGGCAAAAGAACGGGGTCTTAACTCTAGTATAAAATTTTCTGGCTCTGTCCCCCACGAAGACATCCCTGAAAAATATCAACGTGCGGATGTTTTTGTTTTGCCTTCCCTTAACGAGGGAATGAGCAACTCGCTCTTGGAAGCAATGGCTTGCCAGCTCCCCGTAATTGCAACTGACACCGGAGGCACCGCCGAACTGGTTGATACGAGCAATGGAATAATTGTAAAAAAGAAAAGCAGTAAAGACATCGCCAACGCTCTTTCAACACTTTACGACAATAAAGAGAAATTAGAGGAAATGGGCAGAGAAAGCAAGAAAAAAGCAGAAAAATTAAGCTGGGAAAAAATCACTAACGATTACTACCAACTTTACCAGCAGATAATGAACAAATGA
- a CDS encoding glycosyltransferase family 39 protein, with product MMRIFKLELEKQNISGFFREYGLLVLITAVATALRFYRLGRYGLWLDEIFSTLRAEQGIRYVLFERFKLTDFFIFLELFFGNSEFIIRFYSALFGVLGVVALYLCCEKLWGKRLAFLSSLLLTFNYFHIYYSQDARYYAVVFFFSVLSIFFLFKLLLERDFKHLFFLIAVYFLGIKTHSTFYLLIASELLFLISVFLYWVVRNKLSFGSWEFFGNNIKTLFFKFKESNPVLKVGVFVFALAGGYFLFKNFYSPGIISRFDFRWFPTDPELIPLRFKLPPLFYWELFERFSEVSLIFRRFLVLLFLIGLEYSFSQERYYLVFLGFLIFSIPVLMIWLLNPHLAFNYRYVMFMLPLWIVFIAQGMIVISDLLFLLLGRVSKFFEGKDLLENTAVFSLAVFFFIYPSYSPLCNRFSGSRRYAWREIAEILHENYKEGDIIYSNHYDSLQSVPYYLMKLEGESIAGHPVIQRSVRLQKFSEKEVEVGRYWFVFDGDYLAEILGNFDGKVWVAWHSADVPSIPFPKGRQYRFSKLGGTLTEFRIVPPVVSYSGRELVEEALYSQGIIYNDEYNFVQPAAYGQPGYLEYEVEVSADLSRLRVSWNAFVKYEGNYAKLWYSTDAENYKLIEHLEGSDKDLRSKQFFDIPWDVSDNTLYLRVELFTNQETSVVEFDSRFMGISVHSGL from the coding sequence ATGATGCGTATTTTTAAACTTGAACTTGAAAAGCAGAATATTAGTGGATTTTTCCGTGAGTACGGGCTTTTGGTTTTGATTACTGCAGTGGCGACTGCATTGCGGTTTTATAGACTAGGTCGGTACGGGCTTTGGCTAGATGAGATTTTTAGCACTCTTCGAGCGGAGCAAGGTATTCGCTATGTGCTTTTTGAGAGATTTAAGCTAACTGATTTTTTTATATTTTTGGAGCTTTTCTTTGGTAATAGCGAGTTTATTATCCGGTTTTACTCGGCTCTTTTTGGAGTTCTTGGGGTGGTTGCTTTGTATCTTTGCTGTGAAAAGCTTTGGGGAAAACGGTTAGCTTTTCTTTCTTCTCTTTTGCTTACTTTTAACTATTTTCATATTTATTATTCGCAAGACGCGCGTTATTATGCGGTTGTTTTTTTCTTTTCTGTGCTTTCTATTTTTTTCCTCTTCAAATTGCTTTTGGAACGTGATTTTAAACATCTATTCTTTCTAATTGCAGTTTATTTTCTGGGTATAAAAACACACTCAACCTTTTATTTGCTTATTGCCTCTGAACTATTATTTTTGATTTCTGTGTTTTTGTACTGGGTGGTTAGAAATAAGCTTTCCTTCGGTTCGTGGGAATTTTTTGGGAATAATATAAAAACATTGTTTTTTAAATTTAAGGAATCCAACCCAGTTTTAAAGGTGGGGGTATTTGTTTTTGCTTTGGCTGGTGGGTATTTCCTTTTTAAAAATTTTTACAGTCCGGGTATTATATCTAGATTTGATTTTAGGTGGTTTCCTACAGATCCGGAGTTGATTCCTCTTCGGTTTAAGTTGCCCCCCCTTTTTTACTGGGAGCTTTTTGAAAGGTTCTCGGAAGTTAGTTTAATTTTTCGAAGATTTTTAGTGTTACTGTTCCTTATTGGTTTAGAGTACTCCTTCTCCCAAGAGCGTTATTATTTGGTATTTTTAGGATTTTTAATCTTTTCTATACCTGTTCTTATGATTTGGCTACTCAATCCACACCTAGCATTTAATTACCGGTATGTGATGTTTATGCTTCCGCTGTGGATAGTTTTTATTGCTCAAGGAATGATTGTTATTTCTGATCTTTTGTTTTTGTTGTTGGGTAGAGTTTCTAAGTTTTTTGAGGGAAAGGATTTGTTGGAGAATACTGCTGTTTTTTCTTTAGCTGTGTTTTTTTTCATTTATCCTTCTTATTCTCCGCTTTGCAATCGTTTTAGTGGGAGTCGTAGATATGCTTGGCGGGAAATTGCAGAGATACTGCATGAAAACTATAAAGAGGGGGATATTATTTATTCAAACCACTACGATTCTTTACAATCTGTTCCCTATTATTTGATGAAGCTAGAAGGGGAATCTATTGCTGGGCATCCAGTTATTCAGAGATCTGTACGGTTACAGAAATTTTCGGAAAAGGAGGTAGAAGTTGGGAGATACTGGTTTGTGTTTGATGGAGATTATCTAGCTGAGATTTTGGGTAACTTTGATGGCAAGGTTTGGGTTGCTTGGCACAGCGCTGATGTCCCTTCTATCCCGTTTCCAAAGGGACGTCAGTACCGGTTTTCAAAATTGGGAGGTACTTTAACTGAGTTTCGCATTGTACCTCCTGTAGTTTCTTATAGTGGTCGGGAACTTGTGGAAGAAGCACTTTATTCCCAAGGAATTATCTACAATGACGAGTATAATTTTGTTCAACCAGCGGCTTATGGCCAACCGGGGTATTTAGAATATGAGGTAGAAGTGTCAGCGGACTTAAGTAGGCTTAGAGTTTCTTGGAACGCTTTTGTTAAATACGAGGGTAATTATGCGAAGTTATGGTATTCTACCGATGCGGAGAATTATAAATTGATAGAGCATTTAGAAGGCTCAGATAAAGATTTAAGGAGCAAACAGTTTTTTGATATCCCTTGGGATGTTAGCGACAATACCTTGTATTTACGGGTTGAGTTGTTTACAAACCAAGAAACAAGCGTAGTTGAGTTTGATTCCCGGTTTATGGGTATTAGTGTTCATTCTGGTCTTTGA
- a CDS encoding glycosyltransferase family 2 protein, with protein MKSPFVSVVIPTLNAASVLEECLEAISKQDYPEDKVEIVVADGGSTDGTVALAEKYGARVVENKLKTGEAGKAVGVKAAQGDLVALIDSDNILPSKNWFRRMVEPFEDPEIVGSEPWKYTWRTEDGFIDRYCALMGMNDPFCYFTGNYDRLNVLSGKWTGLDLEEEDKGRWLKVTLSKKGIPTIGANGTMLRRSFLEEVGVGDYLFDIDLLASAVEDRGELKFAKVKVGIIHLYCGSNISKFVRKQRRRVRDFLYHEKVGDRDYPWQEYNRGGIIKFVASCVTILPLIYQTVKGFLKKPDFAWLFHPLACWATLWVYGWGRVRGFFSVSELSREGWGQ; from the coding sequence ATGAAATCGCCTTTTGTAAGTGTTGTAATTCCAACTCTTAACGCCGCTTCTGTTTTGGAGGAGTGTTTGGAAGCTATTTCCAAACAGGATTATCCCGAAGATAAGGTGGAGATTGTGGTGGCGGATGGAGGATCCACAGATGGTACAGTTGCGTTGGCAGAAAAGTACGGAGCGCGGGTAGTTGAAAATAAGTTAAAAACGGGGGAGGCAGGTAAAGCTGTGGGGGTTAAGGCGGCGCAGGGCGATTTGGTCGCGCTGATTGACTCTGATAATATTTTGCCGAGTAAGAATTGGTTTAGGAGAATGGTAGAGCCTTTTGAGGATCCAGAGATTGTGGGCAGTGAGCCTTGGAAATATACTTGGCGCACGGAAGACGGTTTTATTGACCGTTACTGCGCGCTAATGGGAATGAACGACCCGTTTTGTTATTTTACTGGTAATTACGATCGATTGAATGTGTTGAGTGGTAAGTGGACAGGGTTAGATTTGGAAGAGGAGGATAAAGGCAGGTGGCTCAAAGTAACTTTAAGTAAGAAGGGCATTCCTACAATTGGCGCTAATGGGACTATGCTTAGGAGAAGTTTTTTAGAAGAAGTAGGGGTTGGGGATTATCTTTTTGACATTGATCTTTTGGCTAGCGCGGTAGAGGACCGAGGAGAATTAAAATTTGCTAAGGTTAAAGTGGGGATAATTCATCTTTACTGCGGGAGTAATATTTCTAAATTTGTTCGTAAACAACGCCGGCGGGTACGGGACTTTTTGTACCATGAGAAAGTGGGAGATAGGGACTACCCTTGGCAAGAATACAACCGCGGAGGAATTATAAAGTTTGTTGCTAGTTGTGTTACTATACTTCCCCTTATTTATCAAACTGTTAAAGGATTTTTAAAGAAACCCGACTTTGCTTGGCTTTTCCACCCCTTGGCTTGTTGGGCAACGCTTTGGGTTTATGGGTGGGGTAGGGTTCGCGGGTTCTTTTCCGTTTCGGAGTTAAGTCGGGAAGGTTGGGGACAGTAA
- a CDS encoding glycosyltransferase: MKNKPKLISFMNAYSQGKSGGDMVFIEVSKRLEEYEKIVVTSFLGKKLCQDNGLEANFLLTTKEHQFGNIVFIYLKRLIFALLLLFKISVGNDDVILATSDFFPDVLPAFILKKFNSNALWLQRIYHLIPSSRKLPYWFQRISFWFIKRWADLITVDNTLLEEELVGMGFPHDKIRVSYPGIRLEYLKGISSKEVKKYTATFMARLHPSKGVFDLPQIWKMVCEELPQAKLGIIGKGDEETVRELRNVTKEMGLEDNIDLLGFLPDDEAFSTIKASKVFVFPSREEGFGIAPLEAQALGTPVVAWDLPVFSEVFPQGMVCVSQSSSNRKFAMSVINVLSDNNLHEELSREVEKNAERFSWEETARREKLLLESLQQK; the protein is encoded by the coding sequence ATGAAAAACAAACCTAAATTAATTTCTTTCATGAATGCTTATTCTCAGGGTAAAAGTGGGGGGGATATGGTCTTTATAGAAGTATCTAAGCGTTTAGAGGAATACGAAAAGATTGTTGTTACATCTTTTTTGGGTAAAAAACTTTGCCAGGATAATGGTTTGGAGGCTAATTTTTTATTGACAACGAAGGAACATCAGTTTGGTAATATTGTTTTTATTTATTTAAAGAGATTGATTTTTGCGTTACTTCTATTATTTAAGATTTCTGTGGGCAACGATGATGTTATATTGGCGACTTCGGACTTTTTTCCTGATGTGTTACCTGCTTTTATTTTGAAAAAGTTTAATTCTAATGCGCTTTGGCTTCAGCGTATATACCACTTGATACCAAGCTCGCGAAAATTACCCTACTGGTTTCAACGTATTAGTTTTTGGTTTATTAAGCGCTGGGCCGATTTGATTACTGTGGATAATACTCTTTTGGAAGAAGAATTAGTGGGTATGGGTTTTCCCCACGATAAAATCCGGGTTAGTTATCCGGGTATTAGGTTAGAATATCTTAAGGGTATTTCTTCAAAGGAAGTAAAAAAGTATACTGCTACATTTATGGCACGACTGCACCCTTCCAAGGGGGTTTTTGATTTACCGCAAATTTGGAAAATGGTTTGTGAGGAGCTTCCGCAGGCTAAATTGGGAATAATTGGTAAGGGAGATGAAGAAACAGTTCGTGAGCTTAGAAACGTTACTAAGGAGATGGGTTTAGAGGATAACATTGATTTGTTGGGCTTTTTACCTGACGACGAGGCTTTTTCTACTATAAAGGCAAGTAAGGTTTTTGTTTTTCCTAGTAGAGAGGAAGGTTTTGGTATTGCGCCTCTTGAAGCTCAAGCTCTAGGAACGCCTGTTGTTGCTTGGGATTTACCCGTTTTTTCAGAAGTGTTTCCTCAGGGTATGGTTTGTGTCAGCCAAAGTTCTTCCAACAGAAAATTCGCAATGTCCGTGATAAACGTTCTTAGTGACAATAATTTACACGAAGAACTTTCACGTGAGGTGGAAAAAAACGCAGAGCGTTTTTCATGGGAAGAAACAGCACGTCGTGAGAAGTTATTATTGGAATCCTTACAGCAAAAATGA
- a CDS encoding glycosyltransferase yields MKQLKFSIAIPTYNGSEWIVETLESILSQGFQNYEIVISDDCSTDDTLDVIKSFDEPRIKIFQNKENLGYGKNLKTLKNRISGDVLFLMGQDDLLLKGALEKTHSAFFLEDNIGVVTRPYYWFDDDPGTPVRAVRPYSKELDSVMSVQDGREEVQKIFESVGQLSGLAYRVEYMERNFHEHCFPSHIYPFAEITKRHKVAFLKDYTVAVRIASSQTRFKSSIYDISPTKTWVKMFETVYAGNEYENVRDWGIEQVATNFVGLVQLKNYSTFKNLIREIAFLVKIRPQNLLNFKFWFFSLGVIVMPRSFLIPMVDMYKNTINSCTLTDIEINL; encoded by the coding sequence ATGAAACAGCTTAAATTTAGTATCGCAATACCAACATATAATGGGTCCGAATGGATAGTCGAAACTTTGGAAAGCATTCTTTCTCAGGGTTTTCAAAATTATGAAATTGTTATTTCTGATGATTGCTCCACCGATGATACCTTAGATGTAATTAAAAGTTTCGATGAGCCCCGTATTAAGATTTTTCAGAATAAGGAGAATTTGGGATACGGGAAAAATTTAAAGACGTTGAAGAACAGGATTTCCGGGGATGTGCTGTTCCTAATGGGGCAGGATGACCTTCTTTTAAAAGGGGCCTTAGAGAAAACACACAGTGCTTTTTTTCTTGAGGATAATATTGGTGTTGTTACTCGTCCTTATTATTGGTTTGATGACGACCCGGGAACACCCGTCCGAGCTGTGCGCCCTTATAGCAAGGAACTTGATTCTGTTATGTCTGTACAGGATGGCAGGGAAGAAGTTCAGAAGATCTTTGAATCTGTAGGGCAACTTTCAGGGCTTGCTTATAGGGTAGAATATATGGAGCGAAATTTTCACGAGCATTGTTTTCCCTCTCATATCTATCCTTTTGCAGAAATAACAAAGAGACACAAGGTTGCTTTTCTTAAGGATTATACAGTTGCTGTTAGGATAGCTTCTAGCCAAACACGTTTTAAATCTAGTATTTATGATATTTCTCCGACAAAAACATGGGTTAAAATGTTTGAAACTGTTTATGCCGGGAATGAATATGAGAATGTTCGTGATTGGGGTATAGAGCAAGTAGCAACTAATTTTGTTGGACTTGTGCAATTGAAGAACTACAGTACATTTAAGAATTTAATACGCGAGATTGCATTTCTTGTTAAAATACGCCCACAAAATTTGCTTAACTTTAAGTTCTGGTTTTTTAGTTTGGGGGTTATTGTTATGCCTCGTTCTTTTTTAATTCCTATGGTAGATATGTATAAAAACACTATTAACTCCTGTACACTTACCGATATTGAGATCAATTTATGA
- a CDS encoding class I SAM-dependent methyltransferase — protein MTNLFNKLHSSKLLASIFSTLNSCLKRELKKCSTVLDIGCGPSSPLQHCESIEYSVGVEPYKPYLQKTKEKNIHNDYYDKKIESLNFEKNQFDAVIMLEVIEHLPKDAGFELLKRSEKWAKKKIIISTPNGFLEQGESDENPLQRHRSGWGVEELHSFGLAGLKLLRCENQDDSMVEGNLLSSIRWQPKPFWFGVATLSQALTYYLPNFAFELFGVKEL, from the coding sequence ATGACCAATTTATTTAATAAGTTACACAGTTCCAAACTATTGGCTAGTATTTTTTCTACGCTTAATTCCTGTCTAAAGCGTGAGTTGAAGAAGTGCTCCACAGTTTTGGATATTGGTTGTGGCCCATCATCCCCTTTACAGCACTGCGAAAGTATTGAATATAGTGTTGGGGTAGAGCCGTATAAACCATATCTACAAAAAACCAAAGAAAAGAATATTCATAATGATTATTATGATAAAAAGATTGAAAGTTTGAATTTTGAAAAAAATCAGTTTGATGCTGTGATAATGTTAGAAGTAATTGAGCATCTACCCAAAGATGCAGGATTTGAACTTTTAAAACGGTCTGAAAAATGGGCAAAGAAGAAAATTATTATTTCTACGCCCAATGGTTTTTTGGAACAGGGCGAAAGTGATGAAAACCCATTGCAAAGACATCGTTCGGGTTGGGGAGTTGAGGAACTGCATTCTTTTGGTTTAGCAGGTTTGAAGCTGCTTCGATGTGAAAATCAGGATGATAGTATGGTAGAGGGAAATTTGTTGTCTTCAATACGCTGGCAACCGAAGCCATTTTGGTTTGGTGTGGCAACATTATCCCAGGCACTAACTTATTATTTGCCGAATTTTGCATTTGAACTTTTTGGCGTTAAGGAATTATGA
- a CDS encoding GIY-YIG nuclease family protein: MFYVYVLLSEKDGKRYIGYTEDLRKRVKEHNSGKVKSTRHRRPLHLIYYEACLNKKDAKAREKYLKGAWGYKFLDKRLKNFYESL, from the coding sequence ATGTTCTACGTTTATGTATTGCTGAGTGAAAAAGATGGTAAACGTTATATTGGTTATACCGAGGATTTGAGAAAGCGCGTTAAGGAACATAATTCAGGTAAAGTTAAATCAACCAGACATCGAAGACCTTTACACTTGATTTATTATGAGGCTTGTCTAAATAAGAAAGATGCGAAGGCGAGAGAAAAGTATTTGAAAGGTGCGTGGGGATATAAATTTTTGGACAAACGCCTTAAGAATTTCTATGAAAGTTTATGA
- a CDS encoding nucleotidyl transferase AbiEii/AbiGii toxin family protein, producing the protein MLVNSLARTVNENQDEPKIFLRNLLKEVLQGYTLNFIYTSNYQDDFLFTGGTCLRFCFGLNRLSEDLDLDIKNEDDFELDKFLVDLGDYYQKDLQFKDLEIKTAGNERQVYLKFPVLRELGLAEDDSESNILFLRLDINPLPSLVFSEDVSMYSSADFSFVIRRYSLEDIFASKLAAILTREFEKGGGSATFKGRDYYDLIWFLQKDVEPNYERIEDLTEFDSREVILKNLDEKVQAVSERALEADLLPLFDNPDFVKDFSRQFKELYSELRPRLA; encoded by the coding sequence ATGCTTGTTAACAGTCTGGCTCGCACTGTAAATGAAAATCAAGATGAACCAAAAATATTTCTCCGCAATCTTTTAAAGGAGGTATTGCAGGGGTATACATTAAATTTTATTTATACCTCTAATTACCAAGATGACTTTCTTTTTACGGGAGGGACTTGCCTGCGTTTTTGTTTTGGTTTGAACAGGCTTTCGGAAGATTTGGATTTGGATATAAAAAACGAAGATGATTTTGAACTTGATAAATTCTTAGTAGATTTGGGAGATTATTACCAGAAAGATTTGCAGTTCAAAGATTTGGAAATAAAGACAGCGGGTAACGAAAGGCAGGTCTACCTTAAATTCCCTGTGCTGCGGGAGCTTGGTCTTGCAGAAGATGACAGTGAAAGCAATATTCTCTTTTTGCGATTGGATATTAACCCGTTACCTTCTTTGGTTTTTAGCGAGGATGTTTCTATGTATTCCAGTGCAGACTTTAGTTTTGTGATCAGGAGATATTCTTTGGAGGACATCTTTGCTTCCAAATTGGCGGCTATCCTCACACGCGAGTTTGAAAAGGGCGGGGGTTCGGCTACTTTCAAAGGAAGAGATTATTATGATTTAATTTGGTTTTTGCAAAAAGACGTCGAACCTAACTACGAAAGGATAGAAGACCTTACGGAGTTTGACTCGCGAGAAGTTATTTTAAAGAATCTCGATGAAAAAGTGCAAGCCGTTAGTGAGCGTGCTTTGGAAGCGGATCTTTTGCCTCTTTTTGATAACCCGGATTTTGTAAAGGATTTTTCTCGTCAATTTAAAGAGCTTTATTCGGAGCTCCGCCCCCGTTTAGCTTAA
- a CDS encoding glycosyltransferase family 39 protein, whose amino-acid sequence MRDSQKVFLLLCFFTALRIALFDVNACEWGDSYRVLASAKRISELSFPLENFQLPFFSAFIAPFLFIFKPLVAGRLVAALASFVVLILSYEVSKKIFPERDFHIWVPVILALSPVFFYWSLRITSITIFTALVLLAFYLFYDWRVDLVPRLIKEDPPLLNYIFIGLVIGLACLTRREGILLLPGFLFYFLRQKRWVETILFIFAWAVVVLPLFFGGSFVFANFSPNTFLADLFSYQVVTWNWVWFFSLSYLFLFIFPPFFVFVFKGVFSFLETTRDMLVHFPLFAFILLLEILVLLLWTFSVPLVLIPLMPLILPFFLEGVEKIFAKQDGVVFRTCILVPWFFVSLGLFVLYIVGQYYVRSYFLVLSRGGLVLALAFSALALIALFIQNAEKGRKLFFASLVAALSVSSFVVIGNQRKVYATVASLAKKAQSLEGRVAYSDETGVSWWYLDIQSDKGVYYEQDMNYEEDEQWQWLKENNIHYLLWTTEFNRGSVLDIVNADNYKDRFELKFQREQEIADAIDTFLIRQGVLPEREYPELESRIYEVKSDLR is encoded by the coding sequence ATGCGTGATTCACAGAAAGTTTTTTTATTACTTTGTTTTTTTACAGCGCTACGGATAGCTCTTTTTGATGTAAATGCTTGTGAGTGGGGAGATTCATATCGAGTTCTTGCTAGCGCAAAAAGAATTTCCGAGCTTTCCTTTCCTTTAGAAAATTTTCAATTACCTTTCTTCTCTGCTTTTATTGCTCCTTTCCTTTTCATTTTTAAGCCTTTGGTTGCTGGAAGATTGGTTGCCGCCTTGGCTAGTTTTGTGGTTTTAATTCTTTCCTACGAGGTTTCCAAAAAAATATTTCCTGAGCGCGATTTTCACATTTGGGTACCTGTTATTTTAGCCCTATCTCCAGTTTTCTTTTATTGGTCGCTACGGATAACCTCTATCACCATTTTTACTGCGCTTGTGCTTTTAGCTTTTTACCTTTTTTATGATTGGCGGGTGGATCTAGTTCCCCGTTTAATTAAGGAAGATCCTCCCCTTCTTAACTATATTTTTATTGGGCTTGTTATTGGCTTGGCTTGTCTTACCCGGAGAGAAGGAATTTTGCTTTTACCCGGTTTTCTTTTTTATTTTCTTAGACAAAAAAGATGGGTAGAAACAATTCTTTTTATTTTTGCTTGGGCAGTTGTGGTTTTGCCTTTATTTTTTGGTGGTAGTTTTGTTTTTGCAAATTTTTCTCCTAACACTTTTCTCGCTGACTTATTTTCTTATCAAGTTGTAACTTGGAATTGGGTTTGGTTTTTTTCCCTTTCTTATCTTTTCTTGTTTATATTTCCGCCCTTTTTTGTGTTTGTTTTTAAAGGTGTGTTTTCTTTTTTGGAAACTACGCGAGATATGTTGGTGCACTTCCCTCTTTTTGCTTTTATTCTCTTGTTAGAAATTTTGGTTCTCTTGCTTTGGACTTTTTCTGTTCCCTTAGTTTTGATTCCTTTAATGCCGTTGATTTTACCCTTCTTTTTGGAAGGTGTGGAGAAAATTTTTGCAAAACAGGATGGAGTTGTATTTAGAACTTGTATTCTTGTGCCTTGGTTTTTTGTTAGTTTGGGTTTGTTTGTGCTGTATATTGTCGGACAGTATTATGTGCGTTCCTATTTTCTTGTTCTTTCTCGCGGGGGATTGGTACTTGCTTTGGCTTTTTCTGCCTTAGCTTTAATTGCCCTTTTTATTCAAAATGCTGAGAAAGGGCGTAAACTTTTCTTTGCTTCTTTAGTTGCTGCTTTATCTGTTTCTTCCTTCGTCGTGATTGGAAATCAACGCAAGGTCTATGCTACTGTAGCAAGTTTGGCAAAGAAAGCTCAGAGTTTGGAAGGTAGGGTTGCCTACTCAGATGAAACTGGTGTTTCTTGGTGGTATTTGGATATCCAAAGCGATAAGGGTGTTTATTATGAGCAAGATATGAATTATGAAGAGGATGAACAATGGCAGTGGTTGAAGGAGAACAATATTCATTATCTTTTGTGGACCACAGAGTTTAATCGGGGTAGTGTTTTAGATATTGTGAATGCAGATAATTATAAAGATAGATTTGAACTTAAATTCCAGCGCGAACAAGAGATTGCAGATGCTATTGATACCTTTTTAATTAGACAAGGTGTTTTGCCGGAGAGGGAGTATCCGGAGTTGGAGAGTAGAATATATGAAGTAAAATCGGATTTACGCTGA